The Candidatus Auribacterota bacterium genomic interval CAAAACCATGGTCAATTTTTTGCATAATTGCAAATTTTACACAATGTTTCTATCTACAATATATGCAAACAGAATGCTAACTAACTGGTGTTAAGTATGTTATAAAGTTTACAGTTTTGTTGAAATTGGCATGATATATGCTGTAATTAAAAGTAGCAAGGTGGTAAATACAGTTACTCTGAAAGGAGGTGAATGAGATGAGAAAAGGCGGATTTACACTGGTGGAGATCATGATCGTGGTTGCGATCATAGGTCTGCTTGCCGCGATTGCAATACCCAATTTCATAAGGGCGCGGGCGACGACGCAGCAGAACACGTGTTTGAACAACATACGTCAGTTCGACGCTGCGAAGCAGCAGTACGCCCTTGAAAATGGGCTGGCTTCGACCTCAACATTCACGAGCACTAACCTCAACGGCTACCTGACAAACCTGACGGTGACATCAACGTGCCCAGGTAGCGCGACGACGACATACGGCGGGTTGGGTGACATGGGCGCTTCGATAACCTGTGCCATACACAAACCATAAGCAGACCGATTGGCTGATTCAAAAAGGGCAACTCTCTTCGGAGAGTTGCCCTCTTTTATTCAGCGGCAGCGTTTGGGAAATTCCTACCGGATGGTTTCGCCTGAGAGGCGCTGATTAAGTTCTTGAAGTTTTTTCACCGCAGGCGCAAGGTCTGGATAAGTTCGTAAAATAGCCGCATACTGTTCAGCTGCTTCTTCCAGCCTCCCCTGCCGCTTGAGCACCCTGGCGAGGAGCGAACGGGCCTGGAGGGATGAAGGATCGAACGAAAGCGCCTCGCGCAGCGTCTGCTCGGCCTTACCCAACTCCGATTCCTGTATGTATGCGGTTGCGAGGTTGAGGCGGACTACTATGTTATGTGGGGAAAGAGCTAGTGCGGATTTGTATCGTTCCACCGCATCGTCGACTTTCCCCTCTGACATGTCGAGCAGTCCGATTGATTGGAGCACAATTGCTGAAGACGGGCAGAGCTCGTTCGCCCTCATAAGCTCTTCCCGCGCATCCTGTAGCTTCCCCATGGCGTGATACGCGTTCCCCAGGTTGAGGTGCGCGATGGCCGAGCGCGGGTTCTGCTCGCGCACCGCGCGGAGGAGCCTGATGCTTTCCTCATAGCGGCCCTGCGCCGCGTAGTGGAGTCCAAGGTTCGTGTTCATCCTGACGCTGCCGGGGTAACGCGAGAGTGTTTCAGAGTAAAATGTTTGATTATCACGCCAGTATTCGTTGTGCGCGTAGCCGAGTATCCCGAAAATGGCGAGCACGGCAACAGCGCCGGCGGCGATCGCCGTGCGGTATTTCGCGGCGCGCTCCGCTATCATGGCAAAAGCGAGGGCGGCGGCGGCCGAGAGGCCGGCCATGGGAAGATAGAGAAACTGTTCACCGAGGAAGAGCTGGCTCCCTGCAAACGCGGGATAGAGCGGAACAATGTTGCTCGCGGGAAGGAGGGCCGCAAGCGCAAAAAATATGGGATAGGCGAGAAGATCCCTCCGGCGGACCGCGCGGGCGGCGATGAGCAGCAAAAGAATGACCACGGCCGGAGAGAGCAGGGCTCTGATATCAATGCTACGGGGTATGTCGAGAAAGCGCTCCATGTGGAGGCCGACCGGGAAGAAGAACAGCCTCGCGTAGATGAGGAGGCTCTCTGCAACAGCGCACAGATTATGCGCGGAGATGGCCCCCGTCGCCGCTACCCAGACTCCAACTGAGAGGCGGAGCAGGTGACGGGTTATGAGGTAGGCCGCAAGGACCAATATCGAAGTGAGTAGTGCCTGCATGCTCCGCCGGGAGAATGCTCCGGAGGCCATCCCCCCGAGCATACAAAACACGAGAGGGGCGGCGAGGGCGGCCTCCTTCGCCATCAGTGAGAGAAACAGCGATACGCCTAGGCCCATGATATTTGCAGCGCTGCCTCTTGCGAACGCAATATGGCGGAGGTAGAAGATGCATGACAGGAGAAAGAATGCGGAGGCGAGCAGGTCGGTTCTGTCGGATATGTAGGCAGCGGCAGTCGTCTGCAGGGGATGAAGGGCGAAAACGAGGGAGGCGTACAAGGCGATTTTCCGCGTTGCCGGGATGGCCCGCCACAGGAGAAGAACAAGCGCGGCGTTCAGTGAATGGATGAGAAAATTGGAGAGGTGAAATCCGAAGGTATTATTCCTCCAGAAGGCGTAGTCGAGCGCGAAAGAGAAGAGGGCCAGCGGGCGCCAGTACGGAGCTGAACTCTCCTCGGGCGCCTGGGGGAAAAAAGGGGTGGTAAATAGTGTCGCTATATGTGCTGAACTGTGTATTCTGTAGTTGTTTTCTATCAGAAAATAATCATCCCAAACGAAGCCATTGTCAAACGTGTTCGAGTAGACTATGAACAGGAGAGCGATCAGGAGCAGAATCTGTTTGAGCACGGTCCCCTCATAACCAACCCCGTATGAACCACGCATCTTTGCTGTGTTCATTCCCCTGGGGATAATGTAGCATAGAGGCAACAACGTGAGAACAATTTATTGGGCTGCCATCATCGCCTGCGAGCTCATCCGTGAGATTCAGGTGCGTCTGATACTATGTCAGGAATTCGACTGTCCCGTGACTTC includes:
- a CDS encoding tetratricopeptide repeat protein, coding for MNTAKMRGSYGVGYEGTVLKQILLLIALLFIVYSNTFDNGFVWDDYFLIENNYRIHSSAHIATLFTTPFFPQAPEESSAPYWRPLALFSFALDYAFWRNNTFGFHLSNFLIHSLNAALVLLLWRAIPATRKIALYASLVFALHPLQTTAAAYISDRTDLLASAFFLLSCIFYLRHIAFARGSAANIMGLGVSLFLSLMAKEAALAAPLVFCMLGGMASGAFSRRSMQALLTSILVLAAYLITRHLLRLSVGVWVAATGAISAHNLCAVAESLLIYARLFFFPVGLHMERFLDIPRSIDIRALLSPAVVILLLLIAARAVRRRDLLAYPIFFALAALLPASNIVPLYPAFAGSQLFLGEQFLYLPMAGLSAAAALAFAMIAERAAKYRTAIAAGAVAVLAIFGILGYAHNEYWRDNQTFYSETLSRYPGSVRMNTNLGLHYAAQGRYEESIRLLRAVREQNPRSAIAHLNLGNAYHAMGKLQDAREELMRANELCPSSAIVLQSIGLLDMSEGKVDDAVERYKSALALSPHNIVVRLNLATAYIQESELGKAEQTLREALSFDPSSLQARSLLARVLKRQGRLEEAAEQYAAILRTYPDLAPAVKKLQELNQRLSGETIR